Sequence from the uncultured Draconibacterium sp. genome:
TATTGATAGTAAAAAGTTCTCGATTTCAGTGTTGAAGAAAGAGGTTGATACTTCGTTGATCGGAAAGTTCGGATTTATGTCGGGGGCTGATATTGACAAGTTTCAGGGAGTTGAAACCATTGTCGCAAAAACCGGGGCTCCAATCGTTGTTGATTCGTCGGTGGCATGGTTTGATTGCGAAGTGATTGATTACGCCGACGTGGGGTCGCATTATTTAATTACTGCCGAGGTGGTTGACGGCGATAAACTATCGGATGAAGAACCGCTAACCTATGCGTATTATCACGCCAAGTACAAAATGCGTTCGCCGAAAAATTCGCCAACTTATATTGATAAAGATAAACTGGAAGAAGAACCTGAGCCGGTTTTGTACGAAGAGATAGAAGAGGAAAAACACGAGCATACGGTGAGT
This genomic interval carries:
- a CDS encoding flavin reductase translates to MNYSAFHKLSYGLYLIATELNGEKAGYIANTAFQITAEPSKIAISCNKNNYSTQKIIDSKKFSISVLKKEVDTSLIGKFGFMSGADIDKFQGVETIVAKTGAPIVVDSSVAWFDCEVIDYADVGSHYLITAEVVDGDKLSDEEPLTYAYYHAKYKMRSPKNSPTYIDKDKLEEEPEPVLYEEIEEEKHEHTVSADGIYSCNICGYQYDPEEGDPALGIPPGTPFEDLPDDWKCPICNASQDDFTKV